In one window of Massilibacterium senegalense DNA:
- a CDS encoding hydrolase has translation MLKKEDTALVLIDVQGKLASLMDEQDELIQNLEILIKGAIFLNIPILWLEQYPEGLGETIPEIKSLLMEQTPIAKRCFSSCLKDEFMDRLKETNCKQILVSGIESHICVYQTVRDLLQLQYEVEVVVDAVSSRTKSNKEIGLQKMFQLGAKATSVEMALFELLKEAVGDEFKQVSKLVK, from the coding sequence GTGTTAAAAAAAGAAGATACAGCGTTAGTGCTTATTGATGTGCAAGGCAAGTTAGCTTCTTTAATGGATGAACAAGATGAGCTCATTCAAAACTTAGAAATTTTAATAAAAGGAGCAATTTTTTTAAATATTCCGATTCTTTGGTTGGAACAATATCCAGAAGGACTAGGGGAGACTATTCCTGAAATCAAATCATTATTAATGGAACAAACACCCATTGCAAAGCGTTGTTTTAGTAGCTGTTTAAAAGATGAATTTATGGATAGACTAAAAGAAACAAATTGCAAACAAATATTAGTCTCGGGGATTGAATCGCATATTTGTGTATATCAAACCGTTCGTGATTTGTTGCAGTTACAATATGAAGTAGAAGTGGTCGTGGATGCTGTATCTTCTAGAACGAAATCGAACAAAGAAATTGGATTACAAAAAATGTTCCAGTTAGGTGCGAAGGCTACTAGCGTGGAAATGGCACTTTTTGAACTTTTAAAAGAAGCAGTTGGGGACGAATTTAAACAAGTTAGTAAGCTAGTAAAATAA
- a CDS encoding enoyl-CoA hydratase/isomerase family protein translates to MRVKIRRFEHEGKITVQEGYGLAVISINRPSSLNALSSIMWQELTSIAKDLKYSKKARVIILRGVGGHLTAGSDIKEFHVMSIEEANKAFYYMEEAIRAFENLPQPTIATVDGVALGAGFELALACDLRVGTKNTKMGIPVGRLGIKLNRSFAKRISDLIGPSRTKDLVYTGRLFKGKECEELGLINYYVENEDVDHFVMKLGEKISLQAPSSLRAVKEAVSYNSPRVEYPFEHPEQVGMVDPIDFPEGISSFVEKRKPRFYVKKKNSME, encoded by the coding sequence ATGCGAGTAAAAATTCGACGTTTTGAACATGAAGGTAAAATTACCGTCCAAGAAGGATACGGTCTGGCTGTTATTTCTATTAATCGTCCCAGTAGTTTAAATGCGTTATCCTCTATTATGTGGCAAGAGTTAACATCCATCGCAAAAGATTTAAAATATTCAAAAAAAGCACGTGTCATTATTTTACGAGGAGTAGGTGGCCATTTAACTGCAGGATCTGATATTAAAGAATTCCATGTTATGTCCATTGAAGAAGCGAATAAAGCATTTTATTACATGGAAGAAGCAATTCGAGCATTTGAAAACCTTCCACAACCTACGATTGCAACAGTAGATGGAGTAGCTTTAGGAGCGGGATTTGAACTTGCTTTAGCTTGTGATTTAAGAGTCGGAACTAAAAATACAAAAATGGGTATTCCAGTTGGGCGTTTAGGAATTAAATTAAACCGTTCATTTGCAAAACGTATTAGCGATTTGATTGGTCCTAGCCGTACGAAAGATTTAGTATACACAGGTCGCTTGTTTAAAGGGAAAGAATGTGAAGAATTAGGTCTCATTAATTACTATGTAGAAAATGAAGATGTTGATCATTTTGTTATGAAGTTGGGTGAGAAAATATCTTTACAAGCACCTTCTTCTTTACGGGCAGTAAAAGAAGCAGTTAGCTACAATTCACCAAGAGTAGAGTATCCTTTTGAACACCCAGAACAAGTAGGAATGGTAGATCCAATTGATTTTCCTGAAGGGATTTCTTCTTTTGTAGAGAAAAGAAAACCTAGGTTCTACGTAAAAAAGAAAAATTCAATGGAGTGA
- a CDS encoding YycC family protein yields the protein MRPLQISPETAMKLAEKLNVPIEQLMHMPQHILIQKMMEITQENDKKTENE from the coding sequence ATGAGACCTTTACAAATTTCTCCTGAAACTGCTATGAAATTAGCTGAAAAATTGAACGTACCAATAGAACAACTGATGCATATGCCGCAGCATATCTTAATACAAAAAATGATGGAGATTACACAAGAAAACGATAAAAAAACAGAAAATGAATAA
- a CDS encoding CvfB family protein: MNFSIDAGDMMTLEVVRKADFGYFLSNGEEDVLLHNNEITEDLEIGSEVEVFIYQDHKGRNAATMKKPKITTLHYDFVEVAAIQERLGVFVNIGIQKDILISFEDLPKDTKKWPQVGDQLFCGLKCNKKGRLFAMIATENVIEYERKDATEELFNETLKGNVYRMLDDGALLLTEDRYVAFIYKDDQTHPLRLGEEVTFRVSFVKENGKVNGSMRPRKEVSYVQDSEHIFQYLKERQQMPYTDKTSPEIIKEKFQMSKAAFKRALGKLMKENKIEQKDGWTRLRR; this comes from the coding sequence ATGAATTTTTCAATTGATGCTGGTGATATGATGACATTAGAAGTTGTAAGAAAAGCTGACTTCGGCTATTTTTTATCTAATGGAGAAGAGGATGTGTTATTACATAATAATGAAATAACAGAGGATTTAGAAATTGGTAGTGAAGTAGAAGTATTTATTTATCAGGATCACAAAGGGCGAAATGCAGCAACAATGAAAAAACCAAAGATTACGACGTTGCATTATGATTTTGTGGAAGTAGCTGCTATCCAAGAACGATTAGGGGTTTTTGTTAATATCGGAATTCAAAAAGATATATTGATTTCTTTTGAAGATTTACCGAAAGATACAAAAAAATGGCCGCAAGTCGGTGATCAATTATTTTGTGGATTAAAATGCAATAAAAAAGGTCGTTTATTTGCAATGATTGCGACAGAAAATGTGATTGAATATGAACGAAAAGATGCGACGGAAGAATTGTTTAATGAAACGTTAAAAGGGAATGTTTACCGTATGCTTGATGATGGAGCCTTATTACTTACAGAAGACCGTTATGTTGCTTTTATTTATAAGGACGATCAAACACACCCATTACGCCTTGGGGAAGAAGTTACCTTTCGAGTTAGCTTTGTAAAAGAAAACGGGAAAGTGAATGGATCGATGCGTCCACGAAAAGAAGTTAGTTATGTGCAAGATTCAGAACACATTTTTCAATATTTGAAAGAACGTCAACAAATGCCATATACTGATAAAACTAGCCCGGAAATTATTAAAGAAAAATTTCAAATGAGTAAAGCGGCATTTAAACGGGCATTAGGGAAATTAATGAAGGAAAATAAGATTGAGCAAAAAGACGGTTGGACACGCTTGAGAAGATAA
- a CDS encoding C40 family peptidase, giving the protein MKKSNTAKKVFLTTAAASIVTPAVSAYATEITIQPGDTLSNLAKKYNTTVSDLKKLNSLTSDMIYAGEILKVPGQETNDAGQKKVVNDTRASYKVEAGDSLWKIAKNAQISVDALKATNQLDSDLIYVGQLLTIPSSNQVVSSPVSKTTIVSNTLVKQGTYVIQPGDTLSKISRETGTSISNLKAYNQLSSDLIHAGKTLNLTGSTEAPKEVAQATETPSVKINVQNNQKINGTSYTVQPGDSLWKIARNSGVSVGQLKQLNGLTSDAIYVGMTLSLQGKASESNVQTTTPKTTPVATEAPKQQKTSQTITGDTYVVQPGDSLWKIAQKTGLTVNQLKQYNQLNSDRLNVGTKLSLQKTGQVVQNQTSSSPAPQPVQVTNQSTYKVQAGDTLSGIGQKFNMSVDTLKALNPEVSNGIVYIGQTIKVAGTPKQVAAPQGTGNIISTAKQFMGVPYVFGGTTPGGFDCSGFTQYVFKQNGKSIPRTAAAQYNAGQSVSQPQVGDMVFFEGTYKSGVSHNGIYLGNGQFIHADSTKGVTISSLSNSYWKAHYAGAKRF; this is encoded by the coding sequence ATGAAAAAAAGCAATACGGCAAAAAAGGTTTTTCTAACAACTGCTGCAGCTTCCATCGTTACTCCAGCTGTGAGTGCGTATGCAACAGAAATCACTATTCAGCCAGGAGATACGTTATCTAATTTGGCGAAAAAGTATAATACAACAGTTTCGGACTTAAAAAAACTAAATAGCCTTACTTCGGATATGATTTATGCAGGCGAAATCTTAAAAGTTCCAGGTCAAGAGACAAACGATGCAGGACAAAAGAAAGTAGTAAATGATACTAGAGCTTCTTATAAAGTCGAAGCGGGAGATAGTTTGTGGAAAATTGCAAAAAATGCCCAAATATCTGTTGATGCATTAAAAGCGACAAATCAGTTAGACTCAGACCTCATTTATGTTGGTCAATTATTGACGATTCCAAGTTCGAATCAAGTAGTTTCTAGTCCTGTTTCTAAAACAACGATAGTTAGTAATACACTAGTGAAACAAGGTACATATGTCATTCAACCGGGTGATACATTATCAAAAATCTCGAGAGAAACAGGTACTTCCATTTCAAATTTAAAAGCATATAATCAATTAAGTTCAGATCTTATTCATGCTGGAAAAACGTTAAATTTAACTGGTTCAACGGAAGCTCCTAAAGAAGTTGCCCAAGCTACAGAAACACCTTCTGTTAAAATTAATGTGCAAAATAATCAAAAAATAAATGGAACTTCTTATACAGTGCAGCCAGGAGATAGTTTATGGAAGATCGCTCGTAATAGTGGAGTTAGTGTAGGGCAGTTAAAACAATTAAATGGGCTTACATCAGATGCTATTTATGTCGGAATGACACTTTCTTTACAAGGAAAAGCATCTGAATCAAACGTCCAAACGACAACACCTAAAACAACACCAGTAGCAACAGAAGCGCCAAAACAACAAAAAACTAGTCAAACAATTACAGGAGACACATATGTGGTACAACCAGGAGATAGTTTGTGGAAGATTGCTCAAAAAACTGGTCTGACTGTTAATCAATTAAAACAATACAACCAATTAAATTCAGATCGGTTGAATGTAGGAACGAAGTTAAGCTTACAAAAAACTGGTCAAGTTGTACAAAATCAAACATCATCATCACCTGCACCGCAACCTGTTCAAGTTACGAATCAATCGACGTATAAAGTGCAAGCTGGTGATACGTTGTCTGGTATAGGTCAAAAATTTAATATGTCAGTCGATACGTTAAAAGCATTAAATCCTGAAGTATCAAATGGAATTGTATATATAGGCCAAACAATTAAAGTAGCAGGTACACCAAAACAAGTTGCTGCTCCTCAAGGAACAGGAAATATTATTTCCACTGCTAAACAGTTTATGGGTGTTCCGTATGTTTTTGGAGGAACAACGCCAGGTGGCTTTGATTGTAGTGGTTTTACGCAATATGTCTTTAAACAAAATGGTAAGTCCATTCCACGTACTGCTGCTGCACAGTATAATGCAGGTCAATCTGTTTCCCAACCACAAGTTGGAGATATGGTCTTCTTCGAAGGAACATACAAAAGTGGTGTTTCGCATAATGGTATCTACTTAGGAAATGGACAATTTATTCACGCTGATTCAACGAAAGGTGTGACGATCAGTAGCTTATCCAATTCTTATTGGAAAGCACACTATGCAGGAGCAAAACGTTTTTAA
- the rraA gene encoding ribonuclease E activity regulator RraA produces MEQPLVKTTDLCDDFSDILQICSLQWRSFGGKDFFHGTIYTVDVLNDNTHVRSSLEEIPEGAVLVVDGRNSDYCALLGDNLAAIAEKRNIAGIIVHGRVRDAGDLKTIPVGVFALGTHPKKSVKQGKGQKNVTLQFGHVNWIPGDYVYADEDGIVVAKNPLHIK; encoded by the coding sequence ATGGAACAACCATTGGTAAAAACCACTGACTTATGTGATGATTTTTCTGATATTCTTCAAATTTGTTCGCTTCAATGGCGTTCTTTTGGGGGAAAGGATTTTTTTCATGGGACTATCTACACAGTAGATGTTTTAAATGATAATACACATGTCCGTTCTTCACTTGAAGAAATTCCAGAAGGGGCAGTATTAGTCGTTGATGGAAGAAATTCAGATTATTGCGCCTTACTTGGAGATAATTTAGCTGCTATCGCTGAAAAAAGAAATATTGCAGGCATTATTGTTCACGGACGCGTGCGAGATGCTGGGGATTTAAAAACGATCCCTGTTGGAGTATTTGCCCTAGGAACACATCCTAAAAAAAGTGTGAAACAAGGAAAAGGGCAAAAAAATGTAACCCTACAATTTGGACACGTAAATTGGATTCCTGGAGATTACGTCTATGCAGATGAGGACGGGATTGTTGTAGCAAAAAACCCTCTTCACATAAAATAA
- a CDS encoding IS1182 family transposase translates to MFKDYNMNQLILPLNVEVKLQNNDIAFHIHHLIESIPEEAIEPFLRNTGCPAYHPRMMLKIILCAYTQSVFSGRKIEALLKDSLRMMWLAQGYEPSYRTINRFRVYPEVKELIRQCFVQFRCQLVEEKLIEQEAIFIDGTKIEANANKFTFVWKKAIEKYHNSLIEKSNQLYDELLEKEIIPEIERESEEHLSIEELSQMVQKVDEVVSEYDQKIEASSDVTERKVLRRERKFPKQAHKQLVDYTVRKQKYERDFEIFGVRNSYSKTDHDATFMRMKDDYMKNGQLKPGYNIQVATEGQYALAYSIFSNPTDTRTLIPFLNEIEQYYFELPKHIVADAGYGSEQNYDDILSNRKREPLITYNMYVKEKKKKYKQNKFHTANWDYDEEMDVYTCPNQQKLVFKYRSVRTNPLGFKREFKVYECEDCSSCPLRSSCTKAKEGNNRKLMVNEKWEQQKEYVRAKLSEEKTGAIYRQRKIDVEPVFGFLKANLRFTRFSVRGKSKVENEMGLALMAVNMRKFTAIN, encoded by the coding sequence ATGTTTAAAGATTATAACATGAATCAATTAATTTTGCCTTTAAATGTAGAAGTAAAACTTCAAAATAATGATATTGCCTTCCACATCCATCATTTAATTGAAAGTATTCCGGAAGAAGCGATCGAACCATTTCTTCGAAATACGGGTTGTCCTGCTTATCATCCACGCATGATGTTGAAAATTATCTTATGTGCCTATACGCAATCTGTTTTTTCAGGGCGTAAAATAGAAGCACTTTTAAAAGACAGTCTTCGTATGATGTGGCTAGCTCAAGGTTATGAACCAAGCTATCGCACCATCAACCGTTTTCGTGTTTATCCTGAAGTAAAAGAATTAATTCGCCAGTGTTTCGTCCAATTTCGCTGCCAGCTGGTAGAAGAAAAGTTGATTGAACAAGAAGCGATTTTTATTGATGGCACAAAGATTGAAGCGAATGCGAATAAATTTACATTTGTTTGGAAGAAAGCAATTGAAAAATATCACAACAGTTTAATCGAAAAGTCGAACCAGCTATACGATGAACTGCTTGAGAAAGAAATCATACCAGAAATTGAACGTGAAAGTGAAGAACATTTATCAATAGAAGAACTCTCTCAAATGGTTCAAAAAGTGGATGAAGTTGTTTCTGAGTATGATCAAAAAATTGAAGCATCGTCAGATGTGACAGAACGAAAAGTGCTAAGAAGGGAACGAAAGTTTCCAAAACAAGCCCACAAACAATTAGTGGACTATACCGTACGTAAACAAAAATATGAACGGGACTTTGAAATTTTCGGCGTGCGTAATAGCTATTCCAAAACCGATCATGATGCAACATTTATGCGAATGAAAGATGATTATATGAAAAATGGTCAATTAAAGCCTGGTTATAATATCCAAGTCGCAACAGAAGGTCAGTATGCACTTGCCTATAGTATTTTTTCGAATCCAACAGATACACGCACACTCATTCCATTTTTAAATGAAATCGAACAATATTATTTCGAATTACCAAAGCATATCGTCGCAGATGCAGGATACGGTAGTGAACAAAATTATGACGATATCCTTTCAAATCGTAAACGGGAACCTTTAATCACTTATAACATGTATGTAAAAGAAAAGAAGAAAAAGTACAAACAAAACAAGTTCCATACAGCTAACTGGGATTATGATGAAGAAATGGACGTGTATACTTGTCCAAACCAACAAAAACTTGTATTTAAATACCGTTCTGTGCGAACAAATCCATTAGGTTTCAAGCGTGAGTTTAAAGTTTATGAGTGTGAAGATTGTTCCAGTTGCCCACTTCGTTCATCTTGTACAAAAGCAAAAGAAGGAAATAACCGAAAATTAATGGTGAATGAAAAATGGGAACAGCAAAAAGAATATGTGAGAGCGAAGCTTTCAGAAGAAAAAACAGGGGCTATTTATCGTCAACGTAAGATTGACGTAGAACCAGTTTTTGGATTCTTGAAGGCTAATTTGCGTTTCACTCGATTTTCTGTCCGAGGAAAATCGAAGGTTGAAAATGAAATGGGTCTTGCATTAATGGCCGTGAATATGCGGAAATTCACGGCCATTAACTAA
- a CDS encoding SEC-C domain-containing protein, giving the protein MKVKRNDLCPCGSGKKYKTCCMNKEQQMDKKVWIEKCNHVHQQLLKYTASLEKPFYKEWKRKYESLGEVFDALYMSWIVTQPLQSEKNAVESFVEAKRKDIDIFIRPLCDEWAEALFNVYEVKRIEERYIHVVEIKNQQEKNIFIPQIRVSEGDFIIGTTYRFDDYDVFTERFVVIPKGQIINFKEKVLHSPEIINVSSAERFDAFVTFLMEGLQGEKQQNLIVFDSNKEENVAEGITKFLEEESLSISHDYALKVWKGFVLTNEPIIRKPEVFTAALSFIFMQTKDQTITKKEIAERFEVSVSSLSKRIKEIDDYMLQELEKFMKTGQSYIFDGENIKDELKKVLATIN; this is encoded by the coding sequence ATGAAAGTAAAGCGAAATGATTTATGTCCATGCGGAAGTGGGAAAAAATATAAAACTTGCTGTATGAATAAAGAACAACAAATGGACAAGAAGGTTTGGATTGAAAAATGTAATCATGTACATCAACAATTACTGAAATATACAGCTAGTCTAGAGAAGCCTTTCTATAAGGAATGGAAACGAAAATATGAATCACTTGGTGAAGTATTTGATGCGTTATATATGAGTTGGATTGTTACGCAACCACTGCAATCAGAGAAGAATGCTGTTGAATCATTTGTAGAAGCAAAAAGAAAAGATATTGATATTTTTATTCGACCTTTATGTGATGAATGGGCAGAAGCATTGTTTAATGTATATGAAGTGAAGCGAATAGAAGAACGATACATACATGTTGTAGAGATAAAAAATCAACAAGAAAAAAATATTTTCATCCCACAAATACGAGTAAGCGAAGGAGACTTTATTATTGGCACAACGTATCGTTTTGATGACTATGATGTTTTTACAGAACGATTTGTTGTGATTCCAAAAGGGCAAATAATCAATTTTAAAGAAAAAGTACTACATTCACCAGAAATCATAAATGTTTCGTCTGCAGAGCGTTTTGATGCATTTGTAACGTTCTTAATGGAAGGATTACAAGGTGAAAAGCAACAAAATTTAATTGTCTTTGATTCTAACAAGGAAGAAAATGTAGCGGAAGGAATCACCAAATTTTTAGAGGAAGAATCATTATCTATTTCTCATGATTATGCTTTAAAAGTATGGAAAGGTTTTGTGCTAACGAATGAACCAATCATTAGAAAACCAGAAGTCTTTACAGCTGCATTATCTTTTATATTTATGCAAACGAAAGATCAAACAATTACAAAAAAAGAAATAGCGGAACGTTTTGAGGTTTCTGTATCATCTTTATCTAAAAGAATTAAGGAAATTGACGATTACATGTTACAAGAATTAGAGAAATTCATGAAAACAGGACAATCTTATATTTTCGATGGAGAAAATATAAAAGATGAATTAAAAAAAGTGTTAGCAACCATAAATTAA
- a CDS encoding phytoene desaturase family protein: MDGFRLDIGATFLSMVQIAEEMFEESGKKLSDYVDLVELDPMYQLVFPHVSIDMSRNQTKMVHQIEKIFLGNGDGYLRFMKEQKNRIDALMPVLQNKFDSFFHYINPQFAQALPQLNVTKNIDEVLSQYFDDEYLTKRRFNMNTLSEAYDTCEEMIKEHSKTDVLSCFFYAT, encoded by the coding sequence ATGGATGGATTTCGATTGGACATTGGTGCAACATTTCTTAGTATGGTGCAGATAGCAGAAGAAATGTTCGAGGAGAGCGGGAAAAAGTTATCTGATTATGTAGATTTGGTAGAATTAGATCCTATGTATCAACTTGTATTTCCACACGTTTCTATCGATATGTCGAGAAATCAAACAAAAATGGTTCACCAGATTGAAAAGATTTTCCTAGGGAATGGGGATGGATATCTTCGGTTTATGAAGGAACAAAAAAATCGTATAGATGCATTAATGCCAGTATTACAAAATAAATTTGATTCTTTTTTTCATTACATCAATCCACAGTTTGCACAAGCATTGCCACAACTTAATGTGACAAAAAATATAGATGAAGTACTATCTCAGTATTTCGATGATGAATATTTAACAAAGAGGAGGTTTAATATGAATACACTATCTGAAGCTTATGATACGTGTGAGGAGATGATTAAAGAACATTCTAAGACAGACGTTTTATCGTGCTTTTTCTATGCTACCTAA
- a CDS encoding TraR/DksA C4-type zinc finger protein — protein sequence MNEHLLNKCKKVLLTEKEKIEKSMKMNPSFQLNDSLQGSTGELSLYDNHPADLGTEMFERGKDLALKSLQNERLEEIVHALHRMKKGTYGFCSICQKPIEEERLLAIPETKFCSEHANKVDRQHNRPVEEEILDPTFSQKEPTWDKDETLQSVLAYGSSDTPQDFVTKEDKDQ from the coding sequence ATGAATGAACATTTATTAAACAAATGTAAAAAAGTTTTATTAACGGAAAAAGAAAAAATTGAGAAAAGCATGAAAATGAACCCTTCTTTTCAACTTAATGATAGCCTGCAAGGAAGTACCGGCGAACTTTCGCTTTATGATAATCATCCTGCAGATTTAGGTACAGAAATGTTTGAACGTGGAAAGGATTTAGCATTAAAATCTTTACAAAATGAACGATTAGAGGAAATTGTTCATGCGCTTCATAGAATGAAAAAAGGAACGTATGGATTCTGTAGCATCTGTCAAAAACCAATTGAAGAAGAACGATTATTAGCTATTCCGGAAACTAAATTTTGTAGTGAGCATGCTAATAAGGTGGACCGACAACATAACCGTCCTGTTGAGGAAGAGATTTTAGATCCTACCTTTTCTCAAAAAGAACCTACATGGGATAAAGATGAAACGTTACAATCGGTATTAGCTTATGGGTCTTCTGATACCCCACAGGATTTTGTAACAAAAGAAGATAAGGATCAATAA
- a CDS encoding chemotaxis protein CheX — MKVKFIEAVNQATSYILENHLGVIVQADKALENQKIVDSEGVSVILGFNGDYDGQLICTMSEEVAKKLVGQMMGGIVVSEFNDLAVSAIQELGNWIGGKSSTELSKFDVFIDVTPPVVNQGNSVYHMTHSVVAIPFKSKIGKFFIHVSIAE, encoded by the coding sequence TTGAAAGTTAAATTTATCGAAGCAGTTAATCAAGCCACAAGTTATATACTAGAAAACCATTTAGGGGTTATTGTACAAGCAGATAAAGCATTAGAAAACCAAAAAATAGTCGATTCTGAAGGAGTATCTGTTATCCTTGGTTTTAATGGTGATTATGATGGCCAATTAATTTGTACAATGTCAGAAGAAGTTGCAAAAAAATTAGTAGGTCAAATGATGGGCGGAATAGTAGTTAGTGAGTTTAATGATTTAGCTGTAAGCGCCATTCAAGAATTAGGAAACTGGATTGGAGGTAAAAGCTCAACAGAATTATCCAAATTTGATGTTTTTATTGATGTTACACCTCCAGTTGTCAATCAAGGAAACTCTGTTTATCATATGACTCATTCCGTAGTAGCAATTCCTTTTAAAAGTAAAATAGGTAAATTTTTTATTCATGTTTCTATTGCAGAATAG
- a CDS encoding aspartyl-phosphate phosphatase Spo0E family protein has product MNTDVHVRCTKKEEILRDLELLRQQMIENARRFGMNHPIVMYNSKRIDYLIIEYYKIIDKRDKRHEQ; this is encoded by the coding sequence TTGAATACTGATGTGCACGTGAGATGTACGAAAAAGGAAGAAATTCTTCGTGATTTGGAATTGTTACGTCAACAAATGATAGAAAATGCACGTCGGTTTGGAATGAATCATCCAATAGTGATGTATAACAGTAAACGGATTGATTATCTAATTATTGAATATTATAAAATAATAGATAAAAGGGATAAAAGACATGAGCAATAA